In a genomic window of Glycine max cultivar Williams 82 chromosome 13, Glycine_max_v4.0, whole genome shotgun sequence:
- the LOC100780666 gene encoding mitochondrial-processing peptidase subunit alpha isoform X2 → MYRAVSSRLTLPKGNGRTLGASRGLFRWLTGESSNPLPPLDTPLRGVSLPPSLPDFVEPSNTKITTLPNGLKIASETSPNPAASIGLYLDCGSLYETPLSSGASLLLEKMSFKSTANRSHFRVVREVEAIGGNVGASASREQMGYTFDALKTYVPQMIELLIDCVRNPAFLDWEVNEELRKVKAELGELSNNPQGLLLEAVHSAGYSGALANPLLASETALNRLNSSLLEEFVAENYTASRMVLAASGVEHEELLSVAEPLLSDLPSVPRPEEPKSNYVGGDFRRQGESGVARVAIAFEVPGGWKKEKEAIALTILQMLMGGGGSFSAGGPGKGMHSRLFLRVLNEHQQIHSFSAFNSLFNNTGLFGIYASTGSDFVAKAVDLAARELIAIASPGQVTQMIASEDIGRQVLTYGERKPLEQFLNAVDGITLNDITKISQKIISSPLTMASYGDVFNVPCYESVSRKFHAK, encoded by the exons ATGTACAGAGCAGTATCTTCACGTCTCACCCTTCCCAAG GGCAATGGGAGAACCTTGGGAGCCTCAAGAGGTTTATTCAGGTGGCTTACTGGGGAATCTTCCAATCCTCTTCCTCCTCTTGATACCCCACTTAGAGGGGTTTCCCTGCCACCTTCACTGCCAGATTTTGTTGAACCAAGCAACACCAAGATCACAACTCTCCCCAATGGTCTAAAAATAGCATCAGAAACCTCACCA AACCCTGCTGCCTCAATTGGGTTATATCTTGACTGTGGTTCACTCTATGAGACGCCATTGTCAAGCGGGGCGTCTCTCCTGCTAGAGAAAATGTCCTTCAAGAGCACGGCAAACCGAAGTCACTTTCGTGTTGTGAGGGAAGTAGAAGCAATTGGTGGCAATGTAGGAGCCTCAGCCTCTCGCGAGCAGATGGGCTACACTTTTGATGCTTTAAAAACTTATGTTCCACAAATGATTGAGTTGTTGATTGACTGTGTAAGGAACCCGGCCTTCTTGGATTGGGAGGTCAATGAAGAG CTTCGAAAGGTGAAAGCAGAGCTTGGAGAACTATCAAACAATCCCCAGGGCTTACTTTTGGAGGCAGTTCACTCTGCTGGTTATTCTGGGGCATTGGCTAATCCACTTTTGGCTTCTGAAACAGCACTTAACAGATTAAATAGCTCCCTTTTAGAGGAATTTGTTGCT GAGAACTATACTGCATCTAGGATGGTACTTGCAGCATCTGGGGTTGAGCATGAAGAACTTTTGTCTGTTGCTGAACCACTTCTCTCTGATCTACCAAGTGTTCCCCGTCCTGAAGAACCAAAATCTAACTATGTTGGTGGAGATTTCCGTCGTCAAGGTGAATCAGGG GTTGCACGTGTAGCTATTGCTTTTGAAGTGCCTGGTGGctggaaaaaagagaaagaagctATTGCTTTGACTATTCTACAG ATGCTTATGGGAGGAGGTGGGTCGTTCTCTGCTGGAGGGCCTGGAAAAGGGATGCATTCAAGGCTGT TTCTTCGTGTCTTGAATGAACATCAACAGATTCATTCTTTTTCTGCATTCAACAGTCTCTTCAACAATACAGGGCTATTTGGCATATATGCAAGCACA GGCTCTGATTTTGTGGCAAAAGCTGTGGATTTAGCAGCCAGAGAATTAATAGCAATTGCATCACCGGGACAAG TTACACAG ATGATTGCATCAGAGGATATAGGAAGGCAAGTATTGACTTATGGAGAAAG GAAGCCACTGGAGCAGTTCTTAAATGCAGTAGATGGAATCACTTTGAATGATATCACTAAAATTTCTCAGAAGATTATTTCCTCACCTCTCACTATGGCATCATATGGGGATG TTTTCAATGTTCCCTGTTACGAATCCGTTAGCAGGAAGTTCCATGCaaaatga
- the LOC100780666 gene encoding mitochondrial-processing peptidase subunit alpha isoform X3, whose amino-acid sequence MYRAVSSRLTLPKGNGRTLGASRGLFRWLTGESSNPLPPLDTPLRGVSLPPSLPDFVEPSNTKITTLPNGLKIASETSPNPAASIGLYLDCGSLYETPLSSGASLLLEKMSFKSTANRSHFRVVREVEAIGGNVGASASREQMGYTFDALKTYVPQMIELLIDCVRNPAFLDWEVNEELRKVKAELGELSNNPQGLLLEAVHSAGYSGALANPLLASETALNRLNSSLLEEFVAENYTASRMVLAASGVEHEELLSVAEPLLSDLPSVPRPEEPKSNYVGGDFRRQGESGVARVAIAFEVPGGWKKEKEAIALTILQMLMGGGGSFSAGGPGKGMHSRLFLRVLNEHQQIHSFSAFNSLFNNTGLFGIYASTMIASEDIGRQVLTYGERKPLEQFLNAVDGITLNDITKISQKIISSPLTMASYGDVFNVPCYESVSRKFHAK is encoded by the exons ATGTACAGAGCAGTATCTTCACGTCTCACCCTTCCCAAG GGCAATGGGAGAACCTTGGGAGCCTCAAGAGGTTTATTCAGGTGGCTTACTGGGGAATCTTCCAATCCTCTTCCTCCTCTTGATACCCCACTTAGAGGGGTTTCCCTGCCACCTTCACTGCCAGATTTTGTTGAACCAAGCAACACCAAGATCACAACTCTCCCCAATGGTCTAAAAATAGCATCAGAAACCTCACCA AACCCTGCTGCCTCAATTGGGTTATATCTTGACTGTGGTTCACTCTATGAGACGCCATTGTCAAGCGGGGCGTCTCTCCTGCTAGAGAAAATGTCCTTCAAGAGCACGGCAAACCGAAGTCACTTTCGTGTTGTGAGGGAAGTAGAAGCAATTGGTGGCAATGTAGGAGCCTCAGCCTCTCGCGAGCAGATGGGCTACACTTTTGATGCTTTAAAAACTTATGTTCCACAAATGATTGAGTTGTTGATTGACTGTGTAAGGAACCCGGCCTTCTTGGATTGGGAGGTCAATGAAGAG CTTCGAAAGGTGAAAGCAGAGCTTGGAGAACTATCAAACAATCCCCAGGGCTTACTTTTGGAGGCAGTTCACTCTGCTGGTTATTCTGGGGCATTGGCTAATCCACTTTTGGCTTCTGAAACAGCACTTAACAGATTAAATAGCTCCCTTTTAGAGGAATTTGTTGCT GAGAACTATACTGCATCTAGGATGGTACTTGCAGCATCTGGGGTTGAGCATGAAGAACTTTTGTCTGTTGCTGAACCACTTCTCTCTGATCTACCAAGTGTTCCCCGTCCTGAAGAACCAAAATCTAACTATGTTGGTGGAGATTTCCGTCGTCAAGGTGAATCAGGG GTTGCACGTGTAGCTATTGCTTTTGAAGTGCCTGGTGGctggaaaaaagagaaagaagctATTGCTTTGACTATTCTACAG ATGCTTATGGGAGGAGGTGGGTCGTTCTCTGCTGGAGGGCCTGGAAAAGGGATGCATTCAAGGCTGT TTCTTCGTGTCTTGAATGAACATCAACAGATTCATTCTTTTTCTGCATTCAACAGTCTCTTCAACAATACAGGGCTATTTGGCATATATGCAAGCACA ATGATTGCATCAGAGGATATAGGAAGGCAAGTATTGACTTATGGAGAAAG GAAGCCACTGGAGCAGTTCTTAAATGCAGTAGATGGAATCACTTTGAATGATATCACTAAAATTTCTCAGAAGATTATTTCCTCACCTCTCACTATGGCATCATATGGGGATG TTTTCAATGTTCCCTGTTACGAATCCGTTAGCAGGAAGTTCCATGCaaaatga
- the LOC100780666 gene encoding mitochondrial-processing peptidase subunit alpha isoform X1 translates to MYRAVSSRLTLPKGNGRTLGASRGLFRWLTGESSNPLPPLDTPLRGVSLPPSLPDFVEPSNTKITTLPNGLKIASETSPNPAASIGLYLDCGSLYETPLSSGASLLLEKMSFKSTANRSHFRVVREVEAIGGNVGASASREQMGYTFDALKTYVPQMIELLIDCVRNPAFLDWEVNEELRKVKAELGELSNNPQGLLLEAVHSAGYSGALANPLLASETALNRLNSSLLEEFVAENYTASRMVLAASGVEHEELLSVAEPLLSDLPSVPRPEEPKSNYVGGDFRRQGESGVARVAIAFEVPGGWKKEKEAIALTILQMLMGGGGSFSAGGPGKGMHSRLFLRVLNEHQQIHSFSAFNSLFNNTGLFGIYASTGSDFVAKAVDLAARELIAIASPGQVTQVQLDLAKLSTKSAVLMNLESRMIASEDIGRQVLTYGERKPLEQFLNAVDGITLNDITKISQKIISSPLTMASYGDVFNVPCYESVSRKFHAK, encoded by the exons ATGTACAGAGCAGTATCTTCACGTCTCACCCTTCCCAAG GGCAATGGGAGAACCTTGGGAGCCTCAAGAGGTTTATTCAGGTGGCTTACTGGGGAATCTTCCAATCCTCTTCCTCCTCTTGATACCCCACTTAGAGGGGTTTCCCTGCCACCTTCACTGCCAGATTTTGTTGAACCAAGCAACACCAAGATCACAACTCTCCCCAATGGTCTAAAAATAGCATCAGAAACCTCACCA AACCCTGCTGCCTCAATTGGGTTATATCTTGACTGTGGTTCACTCTATGAGACGCCATTGTCAAGCGGGGCGTCTCTCCTGCTAGAGAAAATGTCCTTCAAGAGCACGGCAAACCGAAGTCACTTTCGTGTTGTGAGGGAAGTAGAAGCAATTGGTGGCAATGTAGGAGCCTCAGCCTCTCGCGAGCAGATGGGCTACACTTTTGATGCTTTAAAAACTTATGTTCCACAAATGATTGAGTTGTTGATTGACTGTGTAAGGAACCCGGCCTTCTTGGATTGGGAGGTCAATGAAGAG CTTCGAAAGGTGAAAGCAGAGCTTGGAGAACTATCAAACAATCCCCAGGGCTTACTTTTGGAGGCAGTTCACTCTGCTGGTTATTCTGGGGCATTGGCTAATCCACTTTTGGCTTCTGAAACAGCACTTAACAGATTAAATAGCTCCCTTTTAGAGGAATTTGTTGCT GAGAACTATACTGCATCTAGGATGGTACTTGCAGCATCTGGGGTTGAGCATGAAGAACTTTTGTCTGTTGCTGAACCACTTCTCTCTGATCTACCAAGTGTTCCCCGTCCTGAAGAACCAAAATCTAACTATGTTGGTGGAGATTTCCGTCGTCAAGGTGAATCAGGG GTTGCACGTGTAGCTATTGCTTTTGAAGTGCCTGGTGGctggaaaaaagagaaagaagctATTGCTTTGACTATTCTACAG ATGCTTATGGGAGGAGGTGGGTCGTTCTCTGCTGGAGGGCCTGGAAAAGGGATGCATTCAAGGCTGT TTCTTCGTGTCTTGAATGAACATCAACAGATTCATTCTTTTTCTGCATTCAACAGTCTCTTCAACAATACAGGGCTATTTGGCATATATGCAAGCACA GGCTCTGATTTTGTGGCAAAAGCTGTGGATTTAGCAGCCAGAGAATTAATAGCAATTGCATCACCGGGACAAG TTACACAGGTACAACTTGACCTTGCCAAGTTATCCACTAAGTCTGCAGTTCTAATGAATTTAGAGTCCAGA ATGATTGCATCAGAGGATATAGGAAGGCAAGTATTGACTTATGGAGAAAG GAAGCCACTGGAGCAGTTCTTAAATGCAGTAGATGGAATCACTTTGAATGATATCACTAAAATTTCTCAGAAGATTATTTCCTCACCTCTCACTATGGCATCATATGGGGATG TTTTCAATGTTCCCTGTTACGAATCCGTTAGCAGGAAGTTCCATGCaaaatga